The genomic interval TGATGTAAATCCTAAAGAAATTCAAATGAGATTAGGACATGCAGACTATTCGATCACAATGAATTTGTACAGTCATCTTGCTAAAGAGAAAAAGAAAGAAACTGCTGAAAAGTTCGCTAATATACTTAAAGCACTATGATTTTTCGAGTTTTTTCCCGAACGTAACTAAAAACGTAACTAACTAATATAATGACAACTGAAATCCCTTTATATATGGGGTTCTAGGCATTTGTTGTGATACAGAGCTATTATACCCTTAGTAGTCAATGACTGTCAATGACTTTCGTCAGATGATTTTCCTTAAATTTCTTAAAAATACTCTCTTTTCATGATTCTTTTGTACTATATATAATACTTAACGGTTTTCTATTTAAAGTAAAATTTTCTTGAAAGTAACAAAAAAACTGACATCTTGTCAGTTTTTTTGTTAAATTGATTCTTATTTTACACGAGCATCATCACCCATGTCATCAACTTTTTCTTTTACTTTATCTACTTGATCAGATGTAAATTTCCCTGTTGTTTGAGCTGCGCCAACCACACGATCTTGTAAACTTTTTTCATCATCTTTTTGTTGTTCTTTTGTCTTAATATCAACAACTGTAACATTAACTTCAACAACTTCTAAATCAGTCATATCAGAAACTTCTTTACGAATGACATCCTTAATTTTTTGGTAAATATCAGGAACGTTCTTCTTGTATTCTGTGACTACTTTTAGGTCCACTGCAACTTGTTTTTTACCAACTTCTACACCGACACCTGCTGTAACATCATCTGTATTTACTAGTTTTCCTGTCAGATTTGAGAAAAATCCTCCATCGACAGACAATAGTCCATTGACAGATTCAAGGGCAAGTCCAACAATTTTTTGAATCACTTTATCTTCGTAAGTCAAGCTACCTTTAACTTCAGTTACTTCTGTTTTTGTGTTTTCTTGTACCATAATTTCCTCCTAGTATTTTCTTATTTTTTCTTTAATAGTTGTTCAATGATTCCCGTACGTTGAAGATAAAGGCCAACGAAAATTCCTAAGCCAATAAGTAAGAAGAGAAGAGAAGAATCATTTTCCAAAATCCGATTGTGAAGATACAAATAGCTATAATTAAACCTACTATTCCTCCAATTATCGGATAGCGATATCTTTC from Lactococcus lactis carries:
- a CDS encoding Asp23/Gls24 family envelope stress response protein, coding for MVQENTKTEVTEVKGSLTYEDKVIQKIVGLALESVNGLLSVDGGFFSNLTGKLVNTDDVTAGVGVEVGKKQVAVDLKVVTEYKKNVPDIYQKIKDVIRKEVSDMTDLEVVEVNVTVVDIKTKEQQKDDEKSLQDRVVGAAQTTGKFTSDQVDKVKEKVDDMGDDARVK